Proteins encoded by one window of Nocardia goodfellowii:
- a CDS encoding BTAD domain-containing putative transcriptional regulator, which translates to MQIGILGPFEVRTDDGGFADVPGARLRGLLVALALEPGHAVAKATLIDWVWGEQPPADAANSLHRLVSRLRKALPDGVVEGQTDGYRLRVRPDAVDAVRFEQLVAQARGAEQPRRLREALALWRGPAMQDVGLAESAAFDAAVTRLEALRLTAMEDRFDAEIELGHGAELVTELTDLVAAHPMRERLIAALMRALIATGRDTDALQVYERARETLADELGVDPSPELSALHVALLRGELGRREVQRQHNLRAELTGFIGKDADLAAVRELIGSHRLTTLVGPGGSGKTRLATETAHTMLGELPQGAWMVELAAIGADGDVAQAALGALKLRDALLGEAPDAEPVERFIAAVRERSMLLILDNCEHVIESAATFAHRVLGECPRLRILATSREPLGITGEALWPVAPLDLPAADADPGAILSAPATQLLLARAAAVRKDLTTDPHTLSTLARVCRALDGMPLAIELAAARLRGMSLDQLAHRLDDRFRLLTGGSRAALPRHRTLRAVVDWSWELLSEAERVVLRRLSVFSGGASPEAAERVCADGTGDVLDLLTALTEKSLILTVDDPTPRYRMLGTIKEYAAQRLVEAGEAELTRRAHLAFFTELAETAEPRLRRAEQLEWLAVLEAEHDNIGAAMRGALAAGAAEEAMRLAAAAGWYWWLGGHKTEGSELIMAAVALPGEVPEETRGVVYGLVVQFLSAGRQADQFYAAEWIRKAYDISRRVPGWHPAVSFAAPLERMLRSPEEFLPAWEVLLEDADPWVRAMGRLHLGKIRTQLGDGGTDADGYLATALAEFRVIGDRWGISFAQTELANRIAMRGEFAAACEHYEQAIAVVVELGATEDVVPMRSRQAQLYWLLGDSASSAAAMAEAQRSAERVAWPNALAELALTKAELARWSGDSEQTHRQIATATTLLGDDVEQPNVRGILRDLLGYVTEDLDTARAHRAAALQAATEAGHPVLLARALLGLADLALREDRHEQAARLLAASTGVLGLPDRSQPDVTRIEQTTRDRLGADRFAEVSAGGAQANWRELAAATLGSSVAQVPDGRG; encoded by the coding sequence GTGCAGATCGGGATTCTGGGACCTTTCGAAGTCCGCACGGACGACGGCGGTTTCGCCGACGTGCCGGGCGCGCGGCTACGTGGGCTGTTGGTGGCGCTCGCCCTCGAACCGGGTCACGCGGTCGCCAAAGCCACCCTGATCGATTGGGTCTGGGGCGAGCAGCCACCGGCCGACGCGGCGAATTCCCTGCACCGGTTGGTATCCCGGCTGCGTAAGGCCCTCCCCGACGGCGTGGTCGAGGGCCAGACCGACGGCTACCGGCTACGGGTGCGCCCCGACGCCGTCGACGCCGTCCGTTTCGAACAACTCGTCGCCCAGGCTCGCGGTGCGGAGCAGCCGCGGCGACTACGCGAAGCGCTCGCCCTGTGGCGCGGTCCGGCCATGCAGGACGTCGGTCTGGCGGAAAGCGCGGCGTTCGACGCGGCCGTCACCCGGCTCGAGGCCCTGCGCCTGACCGCCATGGAGGACCGGTTCGATGCCGAGATCGAGCTCGGCCACGGCGCGGAGCTGGTCACCGAACTGACCGATCTGGTAGCCGCGCACCCGATGCGGGAACGGCTGATCGCCGCATTGATGCGGGCGCTGATCGCGACCGGTCGCGACACCGACGCGCTCCAGGTCTACGAGCGGGCCCGGGAGACACTGGCCGACGAACTCGGCGTCGACCCCTCCCCGGAGCTGTCCGCGCTGCACGTCGCACTCCTGCGCGGCGAGCTCGGGCGGCGGGAGGTGCAGCGGCAGCACAACTTACGCGCCGAGCTGACCGGTTTCATCGGCAAGGACGCCGATCTGGCCGCGGTCCGCGAGCTCATCGGCAGCCATCGGCTCACCACCCTGGTCGGGCCGGGCGGCTCGGGCAAAACCAGATTGGCCACCGAGACCGCGCACACGATGCTCGGCGAACTCCCGCAGGGCGCCTGGATGGTCGAACTCGCGGCGATCGGCGCCGACGGTGACGTGGCGCAAGCGGCGCTGGGCGCGCTCAAGCTCCGGGACGCGCTGCTCGGCGAGGCGCCCGACGCGGAGCCGGTGGAACGGTTCATCGCCGCGGTCCGCGAACGGTCGATGCTGCTGATACTGGACAACTGCGAGCATGTCATCGAATCCGCGGCGACCTTCGCCCATCGTGTGCTCGGCGAGTGCCCGCGGCTGCGAATCCTGGCGACGAGCCGCGAACCGCTCGGCATCACCGGTGAGGCGCTGTGGCCGGTGGCGCCGCTGGACCTGCCCGCCGCGGACGCCGACCCCGGTGCGATCCTGTCCGCTCCCGCCACCCAGCTACTGCTCGCCCGAGCCGCCGCGGTGCGCAAAGATCTCACGACCGATCCGCACACGCTGTCGACCTTGGCGCGCGTGTGCCGGGCACTGGACGGCATGCCGCTGGCGATCGAACTCGCCGCGGCCCGGTTGCGCGGCATGTCCCTGGATCAGCTCGCGCACCGGCTCGACGACCGATTTCGCCTGCTGACCGGCGGCAGCCGGGCCGCGCTGCCGCGGCATCGGACTTTACGCGCGGTGGTCGACTGGAGCTGGGAGCTGCTTTCCGAGGCCGAACGCGTTGTGCTGCGCAGACTTTCGGTGTTCTCCGGCGGCGCGAGCCCGGAGGCGGCCGAACGAGTCTGCGCGGACGGCACGGGTGACGTGCTCGACCTGCTGACCGCCCTGACCGAGAAATCGCTGATTCTCACCGTCGACGATCCGACGCCGCGCTACCGAATGCTCGGCACCATCAAGGAGTACGCCGCACAGCGTTTGGTGGAGGCGGGCGAAGCGGAACTCACCCGCCGCGCACACCTCGCCTTCTTCACCGAGCTCGCCGAAACAGCGGAACCGCGTTTACGCCGGGCCGAGCAACTGGAATGGCTCGCCGTCCTCGAGGCCGAGCACGACAATATCGGCGCGGCGATGCGGGGCGCGCTCGCGGCCGGTGCGGCCGAGGAGGCGATGCGGCTCGCCGCGGCCGCCGGCTGGTATTGGTGGCTCGGCGGGCACAAGACAGAGGGCAGCGAGCTGATCATGGCCGCCGTCGCACTGCCCGGCGAGGTGCCCGAGGAGACCCGGGGCGTGGTGTACGGGCTGGTCGTCCAATTCCTGTCCGCCGGGCGGCAGGCAGACCAGTTCTACGCGGCGGAATGGATTCGTAAGGCCTACGACATCAGCCGCCGGGTGCCGGGCTGGCACCCGGCGGTGAGCTTCGCGGCTCCGCTGGAACGCATGCTGCGCTCGCCGGAGGAGTTTCTGCCCGCATGGGAGGTGCTGCTGGAGGACGCGGACCCCTGGGTGCGGGCCATGGGACGGCTACATCTCGGCAAGATCCGGACCCAGCTCGGCGACGGCGGCACGGACGCCGACGGCTATCTGGCGACGGCGCTGGCCGAGTTCCGGGTGATCGGTGACCGCTGGGGGATCTCGTTCGCCCAGACCGAACTGGCCAACCGAATCGCCATGCGCGGCGAATTCGCGGCCGCGTGCGAACACTACGAGCAGGCGATCGCGGTCGTCGTCGAACTCGGCGCCACCGAGGATGTGGTGCCGATGCGGTCGCGGCAGGCCCAATTGTATTGGCTGCTGGGCGATTCGGCGTCCAGCGCCGCCGCCATGGCCGAGGCGCAGCGGTCCGCGGAACGGGTCGCGTGGCCGAACGCGCTGGCGGAGTTGGCCCTGACGAAAGCCGAACTCGCCCGCTGGAGTGGCGACTCCGAGCAGACACATCGGCAAATCGCCACCGCCACAACCCTGCTGGGCGATGACGTCGAGCAACCGAACGTTCGCGGCATACTGCGAGACCTGCTCGGCTACGTGACCGAGGATCTCGACACCGCCCGCGCGCACCGCGCCGCGGCGTTGCAGGCGGCCACCGAGGCAGGTCATCCGGTGCTGCTCGCCCGCGCGCTGCTCGGGCTCGCGGACCTGGCACTGCGCGAGGACCGGCACGAGCAGGCCGCGCGGCTGCTGGCGGCGAGCACCGGCGTGCTCGGTCTCCCGGATCGTTCCCAGCCCGACGTGACGCGGATCGAGCAGACCACGCGCGACCGGCTCGGGGCCGACAGGTTCGCCGAGGTGAGCGCCGGAGGCGCGCAGGCGAATTGGAGGGAACTGGCCGCGGCCACGCTCGGATCGTCGGTCGCGCAGGTCCCCGACGGCCGCGGCTGA
- a CDS encoding cytochrome P450: MTQPVSLPNGLPMERNAGPFDPPREITELRAVRPVSPLAFPDGHQGWLVTGYDAARELMADTRFSSRQDIGIVHVPYEVPGMPVQTEPSPQMPGLFIAMDPPDHTRLRRKLTGAFTVKRMKQLEDHIVEITERQLDEMARMTPPVDLVSAFALPVPSLVICEMLGVPYEDRETFQVNSAQFLVKDQTLEEKMGALIAINTYLAGLVTRKRAEPGDDLLSDLAADDDLTIEELVGIAFLLLLAGHETTANMLALGTFALLEHPDQLAELRADPQLFPGAVEELLRYLSVADIFYRYATEDLELGGELIGKGSTVVVSLLAANRDPQRFDNADALDLRRDTRGRLAFGHGVHSCLGQQLARIEMRAGFEGLLRRFPTLALAVPAAEVPLRTDMNIYGVHELPVTW; this comes from the coding sequence ATGACTCAGCCGGTTTCCCTCCCGAACGGACTGCCCATGGAGCGCAACGCGGGCCCCTTCGACCCGCCCCGCGAGATCACCGAGTTGCGCGCGGTGCGACCGGTCAGTCCGCTGGCTTTCCCCGACGGCCACCAGGGCTGGCTCGTCACCGGATACGACGCGGCCCGCGAACTCATGGCCGACACCCGGTTCAGCTCCCGCCAGGACATCGGCATCGTCCATGTGCCGTACGAGGTTCCGGGCATGCCCGTCCAGACCGAGCCGTCCCCGCAGATGCCGGGTCTGTTCATCGCCATGGACCCGCCGGACCATACGCGGTTGCGCCGCAAGCTCACCGGCGCGTTCACCGTCAAACGCATGAAGCAGCTCGAAGACCACATCGTCGAGATCACCGAGCGGCAGTTGGACGAGATGGCGCGGATGACCCCGCCGGTCGACCTGGTGTCGGCGTTCGCGCTGCCGGTGCCCTCGCTGGTGATCTGCGAAATGCTCGGCGTCCCTTACGAAGACCGGGAGACCTTCCAGGTCAACTCCGCCCAGTTCCTGGTCAAGGACCAGACCCTCGAGGAGAAGATGGGCGCGCTCATCGCGATCAACACCTATCTGGCCGGGCTGGTCACCCGCAAGCGCGCCGAACCCGGCGACGACCTGCTCTCCGATCTGGCCGCCGATGACGACCTCACGATCGAGGAGCTGGTCGGCATCGCCTTCCTGCTGCTGCTAGCGGGCCACGAGACCACCGCGAACATGCTGGCGCTGGGCACTTTCGCGCTGCTCGAGCATCCCGACCAGCTGGCCGAACTGCGCGCCGACCCCCAGCTGTTTCCCGGCGCTGTCGAGGAACTGCTGCGCTACCTGTCGGTCGCCGACATCTTCTACCGCTACGCCACCGAGGATCTCGAACTCGGCGGCGAACTGATCGGCAAGGGCTCGACCGTCGTCGTGTCCCTGCTGGCCGCCAACCGCGATCCCCAGCGTTTCGACAACGCCGACGCCCTGGACCTCCGCCGCGACACCCGAGGTCGTCTGGCCTTCGGTCACGGTGTGCACAGTTGCCTCGGTCAGCAGCTGGCGCGCATCGAGATGCGTGCCGGTTTCGAGGGATTGCTGCGCCGCTTCCCGACCCTGGCGCTTGCCGTCCCCGCCGCCGAGGTGCCACTCCGGACGGACATGAACATCTATGGCGTCCACGAACTTCCGGTTACCTGGTAG
- a CDS encoding ferredoxin, translated as MRISANYERCIGAGMCALLAPDVFDQDEDDGRVRVSGARPQGSDSAVREAVEACPSGALTIIE; from the coding sequence ATGCGAATCTCCGCGAACTACGAACGCTGCATCGGGGCGGGCATGTGCGCGCTGCTCGCACCGGATGTCTTCGATCAGGACGAGGACGACGGCCGGGTCCGGGTGTCCGGCGCCCGACCGCAGGGCAGCGACTCGGCGGTACGGGAGGCGGTGGAGGCGTGTCCGTCCGGCGCGCTCACCATCATCGAGTGA
- a CDS encoding hemerythrin domain-containing protein, with the protein MDITELILDDHREQRRLFAMLEQIDRSETAVLAAIWDRLAAFLELHALAEEEIFYPALLEVGIAARKASGVKDETLDAIHDHNEIRDAVAEVARHQVGTDNWYAAVAAANLANSDHMAEEEREGLTDFRRLAGLSRRHQLAVTFAAYEARNFAGVTPVDKDPETYVREVTKEVRPAAPGSLSVGSLKRN; encoded by the coding sequence GTGGATATAACCGAGCTGATCCTTGACGACCATCGCGAACAGCGGCGGCTGTTCGCGATGCTGGAGCAGATCGATCGGTCCGAGACCGCTGTGCTCGCCGCGATCTGGGACAGGCTGGCGGCGTTCCTGGAGCTGCACGCGCTGGCAGAGGAGGAGATCTTCTACCCGGCGCTGCTGGAGGTCGGTATCGCGGCCCGGAAGGCGAGTGGGGTGAAGGACGAGACGCTCGACGCCATCCACGACCATAACGAGATCCGGGACGCGGTCGCCGAGGTGGCGCGTCATCAGGTCGGCACCGACAACTGGTACGCGGCTGTCGCGGCGGCGAACCTGGCGAACAGCGATCATATGGCCGAGGAAGAACGCGAGGGTCTCACCGACTTCCGGCGCCTGGCCGGTTTGTCGCGACGCCACCAGCTGGCTGTCACCTTCGCGGCTTACGAGGCGCGCAACTTCGCCGGTGTCACGCCCGTCGACAAGGATCCCGAAACCTACGTCCGAGAGGTGACCAAGGAGGTGCGTCCGGCGGCGCCCGGATCACTGAGTGTCGGCAGCTTGAAACGGAACTGA
- a CDS encoding DUF488 domain-containing protein — MTETPSRAARRHLVTIGVYGFTAAGFLDQLTGAGVGVLLDLRQRRGVRGPDYSWANSARLQRALAASAIDYRHVKDLAPTTELRLLQYREDDRRGVGKRNRVELAADYTERYTREILDQFDLGRLVAGLPADTVTALLCVERDPAACHRSLVAERLRARHGLPITHLCPD; from the coding sequence ATGACAGAGACCCCGTCGAGGGCGGCGCGGCGGCACCTCGTGACGATCGGCGTCTACGGCTTCACGGCCGCGGGCTTCCTCGATCAACTCACCGGCGCGGGCGTGGGTGTGCTGCTCGACCTGCGCCAGCGTCGCGGCGTCCGAGGCCCCGACTATTCCTGGGCCAACTCGGCCCGGCTCCAGCGCGCACTCGCCGCGTCGGCCATCGACTACCGGCACGTAAAGGACTTGGCCCCGACGACCGAGCTACGCCTGCTGCAGTACCGCGAAGACGACCGCCGGGGTGTCGGCAAGCGCAACCGTGTCGAGCTGGCGGCCGACTACACCGAGCGCTACACCCGCGAGATCCTCGACCAGTTCGATCTCGGCCGACTCGTGGCCGGCCTGCCGGCAGATACGGTGACCGCCCTGCTCTGTGTCGAACGCGATCCGGCGGCGTGCCACCGCTCGCTGGTGGCCGAGCGCCTGCGCGCCCGGCACGGCCTGCCGATCACGCACCTCTGCCCGGACTGA
- a CDS encoding helix-turn-helix transcriptional regulator, with protein MRADRLVSLVLLLRRHDRLSATELARELEVSTRTVLRDIEALSAAGVPVYAERGRHGGFALLPGFRTELTGLNHEEALALLVAGSRRGAQAFGLGSALASAMRKVVDALPESYRDTANDAARRLLIDPEIDLLSRRLDAEEVPGTMTEIRRAVFAGHKLRIHYAAVNESPRWRTVDPIGLVTVRGRGYLLATRSGADRTYRLSRIAAAEELAEPAQRPDRVDLDRIWQERSTRFRTGGDQVTVLVRMNPARREQLVGTALSVRTEETDPEGRLRLEVTFQDPAHAEWALWQLAADAEALAPQWLRAAMRDRAAVIAARYQEPDRVGGETDRFGGDYSAG; from the coding sequence ATGCGCGCCGATCGGTTGGTTTCGCTGGTGCTGTTGCTGCGCCGGCACGATCGGCTGTCGGCGACCGAGCTGGCCCGCGAACTGGAAGTGTCCACGCGCACCGTGTTGCGTGATATCGAGGCGCTGTCCGCGGCCGGGGTCCCGGTCTACGCCGAACGCGGCCGGCACGGCGGTTTCGCTTTGCTGCCGGGCTTCCGGACCGAGCTCACCGGACTCAACCACGAGGAAGCGCTCGCCTTGCTGGTCGCCGGATCCCGGCGTGGCGCACAGGCATTCGGCCTCGGCTCGGCGCTCGCCTCCGCCATGCGCAAAGTGGTCGACGCGCTGCCGGAAAGCTATCGGGACACCGCGAACGACGCCGCTCGGCGGCTGCTCATCGACCCCGAGATCGACCTGCTCTCGCGACGGCTGGACGCCGAGGAGGTGCCCGGCACCATGACCGAGATCCGCCGCGCCGTCTTCGCCGGACACAAGCTGCGCATCCACTACGCCGCTGTGAACGAGAGCCCGCGGTGGCGCACGGTGGACCCGATCGGCCTGGTCACCGTGCGCGGCCGGGGCTACCTGCTGGCCACCAGGTCGGGCGCGGACCGCACCTACCGGTTGTCCCGGATCGCGGCCGCCGAGGAACTCGCCGAGCCGGCACAGCGACCCGATCGAGTCGACCTGGACCGGATCTGGCAGGAACGCAGCACACGGTTCCGGACCGGCGGGGACCAGGTCACCGTGCTGGTGCGGATGAACCCGGCGCGCCGGGAACAACTCGTGGGCACCGCGCTGTCGGTCCGTACCGAAGAAACCGATCCGGAGGGCCGGCTGCGACTCGAGGTGACCTTCCAAGATCCGGCGCACGCGGAATGGGCGCTGTGGCAGCTCGCCGCGGATGCGGAAGCCCTTGCCCCGCAATGGTTGCGCGCCGCCATGCGGGACCGGGCCGCTGTGATCGCCGCTCGGTACCAGGAGCCGGACCGGGTCGGTGGGGAGACGGACCGATTTGGCGGGGACTACTCCGCTGGGTGA
- a CDS encoding TetR/AcrR family transcriptional regulator, producing MPTGVHIRDVRQQLFDAAERVLLRDGPNGLTSRAVTDEAGCAKGVLHRHFTDFDAFLTDLVLDRATRLEAEASALRTAAGTGTVAANLTGALTVLFGPVPVAIIPLITFRDGLRARLRQARPGGGMAILAEATTAISTYLSDERELGRLAADADIESLTLSLVGGAHLLFADRDPGPPTAAAVDKFVTAAISGVVR from the coding sequence GTGCCGACTGGGGTGCATATTCGCGACGTACGACAGCAATTGTTCGACGCCGCCGAGCGCGTGCTACTACGCGACGGGCCGAACGGACTGACCAGCCGCGCCGTCACCGACGAAGCGGGCTGCGCAAAAGGTGTGCTGCACCGCCACTTCACCGACTTCGACGCCTTCCTCACCGACCTCGTCCTCGACCGCGCCACACGGCTCGAGGCAGAGGCGAGCGCGCTGCGCACGGCCGCCGGCACCGGCACCGTGGCCGCCAATCTGACCGGCGCGCTGACCGTCCTGTTCGGACCGGTGCCGGTGGCGATCATCCCGCTCATCACCTTTCGTGACGGACTGCGCGCACGGCTCCGTCAAGCCAGGCCCGGCGGCGGCATGGCGATCCTCGCGGAGGCGACGACCGCCATCTCCACCTACCTGAGCGATGAGCGGGAGCTGGGCCGCCTGGCCGCCGATGCCGACATCGAGTCCCTCACCCTCTCGCTGGTCGGTGGCGCGCATCTATTGTTCGCCGACCGCGACCCCGGTCCCCCGACCGCAGCCGCCGTCGACAAGTTCGTGACAGCGGCCATCTCGGGTGTCGTGCGCTGA